The Amycolatopsis japonica nucleotide sequence GAGCTCGCCGCTCCCCTCGACCGGTCGCTGCACGAGGCTGACGATGTCCGCGATCACCGGCGGCAGCGAATGCGTGTCCGGGCCGCGGCGGGCCGCTTCTTCGAGCTCGTACGCGCGGACCGTGCGCAGCCTGCCGCCACCCGCCGGGACGGGCGGCAGCTGTTCGATCAGCGTTTCGGGCAACCGTCGCCGATCGATCTCCTGCAGCCCGACCCAGTCGCCCGACGCCACCGCCAGGACCGCCTGCAGCCCCAGCGAAGCGGCGAGGACGCCGTAGGTCTGGCCTCCCGTGTTCACCCAGCCGTAGTACTCGATGGCCGGTTTCGTGAGCACCGGAAGCCAGTCCAGGAAGTCGACCGACGCGCGGCCGCTCGAATCCAGCAGCCCGGCCTGCGCCAGCGCCGCTTCCACACGCTTGTCCGCCTCCGCGCGGGCCGTCCTGGACAGCCAGCGCGGTTCGGGACGCAGCGTGATGTGCAGGTCGCCGACGCGTTCGCGTTCGGCGAGCACCGCCAAGGCTTCGACCGGGACGTCCACCCGGCCTGTTCTCACGGTCATCCGCTACTCGCCGATGACCGGCGGACTGGTCCGCTGGTCGGTGCCGAAGATCGCGTCCGGGTCGGCCTCGATCAGGTAGTCGGGACGCTGGTGCTCGTCGTCCTCGTCGCCGTCGGCGCGCCGGCCGCCGGCTCCCATCGGACCCATCTGCCCGCCGCCACGACCGCCCGCTCCGCGACCGCCGGCCAGGTGGTCGGCTCCACCGATGCCACCGAGACCGCCCATGCCGGATCCCCGGCCCGAGCCCAGACCGCCGGAACCGGGAGCGCCCGCCCGGCCGCCGGTGCCGCCCTCGCCACCGAGCAGCCTGCCCGCGGCGCTGTTGGGCGGGGGCACGTTGCGACCGCCGGTGCTTCCCGGCGGATTCTGCCCGGGACCGTTGGGGTTGTAGTTCTGGCCGGGGCCGTTCGGCAGGCCGATGACGTTGTCCGAGTCGCCGCCGGGACCCCGTCCGGGGATCCTGCCCGGGATTTCGGTCGTCGGCCCGGGCTTGCCCTTGCCACCGCCGGACGGCCGCGTGGTGTCGTCCCCGTCGCCCGGCTTGCGCGTCGTGGGCGGCGGGATGGTGGGGTCGGGCCGGTCCCTCGGGATCACCGGACGGTCGTCGTTCGGGCCCGGTTTGGTCGGCGTGCGATCGTCGCCGCCCGGCCTGTTCTGGTTCGGGTTGGTGCCGTTGTCGTCCGTGCCGCTGGTGTCGGTGCCGTCGTTGTCGTCCCCGCCGCCGTTCCT carries:
- a CDS encoding ESX secretion-associated protein EspG gives rise to the protein MDVPVEALAVLAERERVGDLHITLRPEPRWLSRTARAEADKRVEAALAQAGLLDSSGRASVDFLDWLPVLTKPAIEYYGWVNTGGQTYGVLAASLGLQAVLAVASGDWVGLQEIDRRRLPETLIEQLPPVPAGGGRLRTVRAYELEEAARRGPDTHSLPPVIADIVSLVQRPVEGSGELYVGKRDEVGRHVAAEDPLHFADTDWGRYLSYTTGHGNDAVVHIGPAGPAELADALRHVSSTLAG